The Thalassotalea piscium sequence ATTCTTTTCATCAGCTTGACGATACTCACTACTCACTTTCTTCCATTGTTGCTCGGTATCGTATTCAGGAAACTGAGTGTCACCATCAATTACAGCATTTATATGAGTAATGTATAAACGATCAGCTGCTTCTATGCAATGCTGATAAATTGCTCCACCACCGATCACCATAACTTCATCAACATCTCCAGCAGCCGATATCGCCATATCAACTGACGATACGACTTCAACACCACCAGCTTGGTAATTCGCATCTCGTGATATCACTATATTCTGTCTAC is a genomic window containing:
- the folA gene encoding type 3 dihydrofolate reductase, whose translation is MTILSMIVAHADNRIIGKDNDMPWHLPADLAYFKKTTLGKPVVMGRKTFESIGRPLPGRQNIVISRDANYQAGGVEVVSSVDMAISAAGDVDEVMVIGGGAIYQHCIEAADRLYITHINAVIDGDTQFPEYDTEQQWKKVSSEYRQADEKNKYDLDFCVYHRV